A genomic segment from Thermincola ferriacetica encodes:
- a CDS encoding cytochrome c biogenesis protein gives MSKTEMFFFWVTVGSYIGATLFYIAWFARGKVFAEKTEKVIIWAGFLANTVVVVTRSVTSDHLPVRTLYELNITVAWLAVGVYLAARRIYSHTGPVGLISVPFAFLVMGWGYADNPAIEPLTAAYKSNWLVVHVLFALLSTACYVFAAGTSILYLIKNSCKEEMPDRFRFLPELSRLDRISVKLVLVGFMAGTVMLLSGSIWAKLLWGSYWSWDPVETWSLLSWLVYGIYLHLHFTFGWKGEKLAWLCLGCLLTNIISFWAVGIVTPDTYHNLDLITRPVD, from the coding sequence ATGTCCAAAACGGAGATGTTCTTTTTTTGGGTTACCGTTGGCAGTTACATTGGGGCCACCCTTTTTTATATTGCCTGGTTTGCCCGCGGCAAGGTATTTGCCGAAAAAACAGAAAAAGTTATCATCTGGGCAGGATTTTTGGCCAATACGGTGGTGGTGGTGACCCGTTCCGTAACTTCCGATCACCTGCCGGTCAGGACCTTATATGAATTAAACATCACCGTTGCCTGGCTGGCTGTGGGGGTGTACCTGGCCGCCAGACGTATATACAGCCATACAGGACCCGTCGGTTTAATTTCCGTACCTTTTGCTTTCCTGGTCATGGGCTGGGGTTATGCCGATAACCCTGCGATTGAGCCGTTAACAGCCGCCTATAAGAGCAACTGGCTGGTGGTTCATGTGCTTTTTGCCCTGCTTTCCACGGCCTGTTACGTTTTTGCCGCGGGAACAAGTATTTTGTACTTGATAAAGAATAGTTGTAAGGAAGAAATGCCCGACAGGTTCCGTTTTCTCCCTGAACTGTCCAGGCTGGACCGGATTTCGGTGAAGCTTGTCCTGGTCGGTTTTATGGCAGGGACTGTAATGCTCTTGAGCGGTTCTATCTGGGCAAAACTTTTATGGGGCAGTTACTGGAGCTGGGACCCTGTGGAAACCTGGTCCCTGCTTAGTTGGCTTGTTTACGGAATTTACCTGCACCTGCATTTTACCTTTGGCTGGAAAGGAGAAAAATTGGCCTGGCTTTGCCTGGGGTGCCTGTTAACAAATATAATCAGTTTCTGGGCAGTCGGGATTGTAACGCCTGATACCTATCACAATCTTGATCTGATTACCAGACCGGTTGATTAG
- a CDS encoding zinc-ribbon domain containing protein, whose product MFQDKTLVCKECGADFVFSASEQEFYAEKGFQNEPARCPECRAARKQRTNKGSRGPREMYNVICSNCGAETRVPFKPSQDRPVYCRDCFENLR is encoded by the coding sequence ATGTTCCAGGACAAAACTCTCGTTTGTAAGGAATGCGGCGCTGATTTTGTATTTTCAGCCAGTGAACAGGAATTTTACGCCGAAAAAGGTTTTCAAAATGAACCTGCCAGATGCCCTGAGTGCCGCGCAGCACGCAAACAGAGAACGAATAAAGGCAGCAGAGGCCCCAGGGAAATGTACAACGTTATCTGCAGCAATTGCGGCGCAGAAACCCGGGTTCCTTTTAAACCGTCCCAGGATAGGCCCGTATACTGCAGGGACTGTTTTGAAAATCTCAGGTAA
- a CDS encoding gamma-glutamylcyclotransferase family protein, which translates to MYLNNLFVYGTLLPGLENHEKFIKKYRPEVYKASAKGTMYYIPEDNYPVVLDEGDGEIKGVLFVTRELPVILPELDEIEKFTGVESQSHLIREIRDVKNLETGEVVKAHMFLWPPSKADWLKKNGAVIKDGDWKRFLGNME; encoded by the coding sequence ATGTATTTAAACAACCTCTTTGTTTACGGCACTTTATTACCCGGTCTTGAAAACCATGAAAAATTCATAAAAAAATACCGGCCGGAAGTCTATAAAGCCAGCGCTAAAGGAACCATGTACTACATTCCTGAAGACAATTACCCGGTTGTACTGGACGAAGGTGACGGGGAGATAAAGGGTGTTCTTTTTGTAACCCGGGAATTACCGGTAATCCTGCCCGAACTGGATGAAATCGAGAAATTTACCGGGGTAGAAAGTCAGAGCCACCTGATAAGAGAAATCAGAGACGTGAAAAATCTGGAGACCGGGGAAGTTGTCAAAGCTCATATGTTTTTATGGCCCCCATCCAAGGCCGATTGGCTGAAAAAGAACGGCGCTGTAATTAAAGACGGCGACTGGAAAAGATTTCTTGGAAATATGGAATAA